A genomic segment from Nicotiana tabacum cultivar K326 chromosome 7, ASM71507v2, whole genome shotgun sequence encodes:
- the LOC107799965 gene encoding protein MICRORCHIDIA 6 isoform X1 — MGKKSPNIFASTGFEPETSGPGMNSTNMVGLCSNNLGGVETKAVKLESGLVESSIPQMEYCEADPLPYQNTSSNCGRQDSATTEQSGTTVLDQDQSPIDDSSLCSTSQICPAPLSRQFWRAGNYDEGLTTKSTLKKGSSFLHIHPKFLHSNATSHKWAFGALAELLDNAVDEIQNGATFVIVDKTLNPRNGSSALLVQDDGGGMDPEAIRRCMSFGFSDKKSISAIGQYGNGFKTSSMRLGADVIVFSRCTKNRKLTQSIGLLSQTFLSRAGLDRIVVPLIDFEFSSAAGKWNSLHGEQHFVSNLSLLLRWSPFATEAELLKQFDDIGDHGTKVIVYNLWFNDEGKMELDFEADPEDIRLSGDANDKEKSGSRISASDLHLANRLRYSLRAYLSVLYLRIPDNFCILLRGRIVECHNIAKDLKYPEFIMYKPQTVGFKEGSVITTIGFLKEAPVVNVHGFNVYHKNRLILPFWHVVRYSDSRGRGVVGVLEANFIQPTHNKQDFEKTPLFQKLEVRLKEMTWEYWDYHCGLIGYHPKKKPQRPITPQASSESRQQHGTYKPVLLGKNSFSAVGPITPQASLESRQQHCSYKPVFLGKHSSSAVGSNITVRGTVTPVFQNNSRQGASKRKEADRPIEQESLKRTAGLVVDLTGGGRSQQILTPTSSGLQDQEASHFIQENQKLRAQCSDFEKREEELHGKVNKLRKELKEAQRTYAHLLVESRLLDKVKPEDDVVL; from the exons ATggggaagaaatcacctaacaTTTTTGCCTCCACTGGATTTGAGCCCGAGACTTCAGG TCCTGGGATGAATTCTACAAATATGGTTGGCTTGTGTAGTAACAATCTTGGAGGTGTGGAGACAAAGGCTGTTAAGTTGGAATCAGGATTGGTTGAAAGTTCAATACCACAAATGGAATACTGTGAAGCTGACCCCTTGCCATACCAAAATACCTCAAGCAATTGTGGAAGGCAAGATTCTGCAACTACTGAGCAGAGTGGCACCACTGTCTTGGATCAAGATCAGTCTCCAATAGATGATTCAAGTCTTTGTTCTACATCACAAATTTGTCCAGCACCCCTATCTCGCCAGTTCTGGAGAGCTGGAAATTATGATGAGGGGCTTACTACTAAGTCCACCCTTAAAA AGGGCTCCAGTTTCCTTCACATTCACCCCAAGTTCCTTCACTCAAATGCAACTTCCCATAAATGGGCATTTGGTG CCTTGGCGGAGCTTCTTGACAATGCTGTTGATGAG ATACAAAATGGAGCCACCTTTGTTATTGTAGATAAAACCTTGAATCCAAGGAATGGAAGTTCAGCTTTATTGGTTCAAG ATGATGGCGGTGGAATGGACCCAGAAGCCATACGTCGTTGTATGAGTTTTGGATTTTCGGATAAGAAGTCAATTTCAGCTATTGGACAGT ATGGAAATGGTTTTAAGACCAGTTCAATGAGACTTGGGGCAGATGTTATTGTCTTTAGCCGCTGCACAAAGAACAG GAAATTGACACAAAGCATTGGGCTTCTATCTCAGACATTTCTGTCCCGAGCGGGCCTTGACAGAATAGTGGTTCCTTTG ATTGACTTTGAGTTCAGTTCAGCAGCTGGAAAATGGAACTCGTTACATGGTGAACAGCATTTTGTGAGTAACCTTTCCTTGTTGTTGCGCTGGTCTCCATTTGCAACAGAAGCAGAGCTTCTTAAGCAA TTTGATGACATTGGTGATCATGGCACAAAGGTGATTGTCTACAATTTGTGGTTTAATGATGAAGGGAAAATGGAGCTTGACTTTGAGGCAGATCCTGAG GATATTCGTCTTTCAGGGGATGCAAACGATAAAGAGAAGAGTGGCTCTCGTATTTCAGCAAGTGACCTGCATCTTGCTAACCGTCTTCGTTACTCACTACGT GCATATTTATCAGTGTTGTACTTGCGGATCCCAGACAACTTCTGTATTCTGTTGCGTGGACGGATTGTTGAATGCCATAACATTGCTAAGGATCTCAAGTATCCTGAATTTATCATGTATAAGCCTCAAACAGTTGGATTCAAAGAG GGTTCAGTCATTACTACAATTGGCTTCCTAAAGGAAGCTCCAGTGGTGAACGTTCATGGGTTCAATGTCTACCACAAAAATCGTTTGATACTG CCATTTTGGCATGTTGTAAGGTACTCTGATAGTAGAGGCAGAGGAGTTGTTG GTGTTTTAGAAGCAAACTTTATTCAGCCAACTCATAATAAGCAGGACTTCGAGAAAACCCCTCTTTTTCAAAAGCTTGAAGTACGCCTAAAGGAGATGACATGGGAGTACTG GGATTATCACTGCGGGCTCATTGGTTACCACCCAAAGAAAAAACCTCAGCGACCGATAACTCCTCAGGCTTCATCTGAATCTAGACAACAACATGGCACATATAAACCTGTTCTCTTGGGTAAAAACTCCTTTAGTGCTGTTGGACCAATAACTCCTCAGGCTTCATTGGAATCTAGGCAACAACATTGTTCATATAAACCTGTTTTCTTGGGTAAACACTCCTCTAGTGCTGTTGGTTCAAACATTACAGTACGCGGAACTGTAACACCAGTCTTTCAAAATAACTCTAGACAAG GAGCTTCAAAAAGGAAAGAAGCTGATCGTCCAATAGAACAGGAAAGCTTGAAACGGACAGCTGGACTAGTAGTTGATTTAACTGGCGGTGGGCGAAGTCAACAAATTCTG ACTCCCACTTCAAGTGGCTTACAAGATCAAGAGGCTTCCCACTTTATTCAAGAGAATCAAAAGCTCCGTGCCCA GTGCTCGGATTTTGAGAAGAGGGAGGAAGAACTTCATGGGAAG GTTAATAAGCTTCGGAAGGAGCTTAAAGAAGCACAACGTACCTATGCGCACTTGCTAGTGGAATCAAGATTATTAGACAAAGTCAAGCCGGAAGACGATGTAGTTCTTTAA
- the LOC107799965 gene encoding protein MICRORCHIDIA 6 isoform X2: MNSTNMVGLCSNNLGGVETKAVKLESGLVESSIPQMEYCEADPLPYQNTSSNCGRQDSATTEQSGTTVLDQDQSPIDDSSLCSTSQICPAPLSRQFWRAGNYDEGLTTKSTLKKGSSFLHIHPKFLHSNATSHKWAFGALAELLDNAVDEIQNGATFVIVDKTLNPRNGSSALLVQDDGGGMDPEAIRRCMSFGFSDKKSISAIGQYGNGFKTSSMRLGADVIVFSRCTKNRKLTQSIGLLSQTFLSRAGLDRIVVPLIDFEFSSAAGKWNSLHGEQHFVSNLSLLLRWSPFATEAELLKQFDDIGDHGTKVIVYNLWFNDEGKMELDFEADPEDIRLSGDANDKEKSGSRISASDLHLANRLRYSLRAYLSVLYLRIPDNFCILLRGRIVECHNIAKDLKYPEFIMYKPQTVGFKEGSVITTIGFLKEAPVVNVHGFNVYHKNRLILPFWHVVRYSDSRGRGVVGVLEANFIQPTHNKQDFEKTPLFQKLEVRLKEMTWEYWDYHCGLIGYHPKKKPQRPITPQASSESRQQHGTYKPVLLGKNSFSAVGPITPQASLESRQQHCSYKPVFLGKHSSSAVGSNITVRGTVTPVFQNNSRQGASKRKEADRPIEQESLKRTAGLVVDLTGGGRSQQILTPTSSGLQDQEASHFIQENQKLRAQCSDFEKREEELHGKVNKLRKELKEAQRTYAHLLVESRLLDKVKPEDDVVL, encoded by the exons ATGAATTCTACAAATATGGTTGGCTTGTGTAGTAACAATCTTGGAGGTGTGGAGACAAAGGCTGTTAAGTTGGAATCAGGATTGGTTGAAAGTTCAATACCACAAATGGAATACTGTGAAGCTGACCCCTTGCCATACCAAAATACCTCAAGCAATTGTGGAAGGCAAGATTCTGCAACTACTGAGCAGAGTGGCACCACTGTCTTGGATCAAGATCAGTCTCCAATAGATGATTCAAGTCTTTGTTCTACATCACAAATTTGTCCAGCACCCCTATCTCGCCAGTTCTGGAGAGCTGGAAATTATGATGAGGGGCTTACTACTAAGTCCACCCTTAAAA AGGGCTCCAGTTTCCTTCACATTCACCCCAAGTTCCTTCACTCAAATGCAACTTCCCATAAATGGGCATTTGGTG CCTTGGCGGAGCTTCTTGACAATGCTGTTGATGAG ATACAAAATGGAGCCACCTTTGTTATTGTAGATAAAACCTTGAATCCAAGGAATGGAAGTTCAGCTTTATTGGTTCAAG ATGATGGCGGTGGAATGGACCCAGAAGCCATACGTCGTTGTATGAGTTTTGGATTTTCGGATAAGAAGTCAATTTCAGCTATTGGACAGT ATGGAAATGGTTTTAAGACCAGTTCAATGAGACTTGGGGCAGATGTTATTGTCTTTAGCCGCTGCACAAAGAACAG GAAATTGACACAAAGCATTGGGCTTCTATCTCAGACATTTCTGTCCCGAGCGGGCCTTGACAGAATAGTGGTTCCTTTG ATTGACTTTGAGTTCAGTTCAGCAGCTGGAAAATGGAACTCGTTACATGGTGAACAGCATTTTGTGAGTAACCTTTCCTTGTTGTTGCGCTGGTCTCCATTTGCAACAGAAGCAGAGCTTCTTAAGCAA TTTGATGACATTGGTGATCATGGCACAAAGGTGATTGTCTACAATTTGTGGTTTAATGATGAAGGGAAAATGGAGCTTGACTTTGAGGCAGATCCTGAG GATATTCGTCTTTCAGGGGATGCAAACGATAAAGAGAAGAGTGGCTCTCGTATTTCAGCAAGTGACCTGCATCTTGCTAACCGTCTTCGTTACTCACTACGT GCATATTTATCAGTGTTGTACTTGCGGATCCCAGACAACTTCTGTATTCTGTTGCGTGGACGGATTGTTGAATGCCATAACATTGCTAAGGATCTCAAGTATCCTGAATTTATCATGTATAAGCCTCAAACAGTTGGATTCAAAGAG GGTTCAGTCATTACTACAATTGGCTTCCTAAAGGAAGCTCCAGTGGTGAACGTTCATGGGTTCAATGTCTACCACAAAAATCGTTTGATACTG CCATTTTGGCATGTTGTAAGGTACTCTGATAGTAGAGGCAGAGGAGTTGTTG GTGTTTTAGAAGCAAACTTTATTCAGCCAACTCATAATAAGCAGGACTTCGAGAAAACCCCTCTTTTTCAAAAGCTTGAAGTACGCCTAAAGGAGATGACATGGGAGTACTG GGATTATCACTGCGGGCTCATTGGTTACCACCCAAAGAAAAAACCTCAGCGACCGATAACTCCTCAGGCTTCATCTGAATCTAGACAACAACATGGCACATATAAACCTGTTCTCTTGGGTAAAAACTCCTTTAGTGCTGTTGGACCAATAACTCCTCAGGCTTCATTGGAATCTAGGCAACAACATTGTTCATATAAACCTGTTTTCTTGGGTAAACACTCCTCTAGTGCTGTTGGTTCAAACATTACAGTACGCGGAACTGTAACACCAGTCTTTCAAAATAACTCTAGACAAG GAGCTTCAAAAAGGAAAGAAGCTGATCGTCCAATAGAACAGGAAAGCTTGAAACGGACAGCTGGACTAGTAGTTGATTTAACTGGCGGTGGGCGAAGTCAACAAATTCTG ACTCCCACTTCAAGTGGCTTACAAGATCAAGAGGCTTCCCACTTTATTCAAGAGAATCAAAAGCTCCGTGCCCA GTGCTCGGATTTTGAGAAGAGGGAGGAAGAACTTCATGGGAAG GTTAATAAGCTTCGGAAGGAGCTTAAAGAAGCACAACGTACCTATGCGCACTTGCTAGTGGAATCAAGATTATTAGACAAAGTCAAGCCGGAAGACGATGTAGTTCTTTAA